Genomic window (Diorhabda carinulata isolate Delta chromosome 11, icDioCari1.1, whole genome shotgun sequence):
ATTACTAGAAACAATTTAGAAACCAACTAACCCTTACTACACACAAATTAACAGTTGCTGATTATTTTATTCCAAGATAGATGTAAAATTGTTCCACCAGAAGATATTCAACATATTAGTAATAAAAGAATTTGGTCTGTAGTTCTTTAGGTCATTTTTGACTGTCTTTTAAGTACTGGTACACCTGTACACCTTCACTTTAGACACCTAAtcttatgaatatataaattattcgGAATGgacaaaataatttcgaaatatagGGTGACtcgaataataatttcatatatattttttcaaaaatttatataattttatttctatttgaatcGATGCAATACTGAAAGTCATAAATTAAATACCAGGTCTTTAATCTATTCAGGAGACCATTGAACCATATAATGTTTGTATTAGTGAAGATTAGATGTATTAGATTAGGCGTCccagcaaaattttgaattatttccatattatattatatatagtgAGTCTCAACATTACTTAGAAAACATTTGAGTCTCATAAAATTAGCATTAGAGAAGACAATGTGACTGAATCATTGACAGAACCCGAAACTGTAATGGAAATCGTTCAGAACATCTTAAGATGTGGTAAAGGGAGAAAGAGAAAGACATAGGGCTACAGATTAACCGAAACCTTCATACTGGAAGAAGGAAATACTGCAACTAAGTACGTCTAATCCCAGGGCACATTGAAATCGATTTAGACACAGATAAGATCGTAGATTATTATGGAATGAAAGTTGAAATTATCATACACATCCTGAACAACAATCAAGCTACAATTCTGGAAGTCCTCATGAGCTATGGATCCTTCAAAGAGATTACCTAGATAATCAAGAACGACGAggcgataataataataaagattgtCCCAAATAACTTTTAACTCTGTGTATTCATTCAGCTTTTTATTCAGTCAACTTATGTACTGTAGTTAATTTTACTCTTTTGACTATCAAAGTTGATTGTTATAAGGCAGTTAACGATGAAAATCCCTCAGGAGCCCTGGACATATGAGACTAGAGGGCAATAGCAAACCTTGGAGCTTATACTGTAGGAAAGAGATGAAGAGACATGTAGCTACAGAAATACAACAGTCACGCTCTAATTCTGGTAGCCCCCAGGAGCTAAAGGGACCGCAAAGGGATTACCCTAATAGTTAAGAACGTTGACACATTTCAATGATTATACAGAGTGTCCTAAATAACTTTTATGTAGCTTCTTATTGAGCCAATTTCTGTATCGCAGTGCTTTTCATCGAGTTTTGATTAACCTTACTGTTAACTTTAATTAAAAAGTTAACAGAAGTTACACGAGACCGAAATCGGTATGTACCACGTcgcaattattttgtttttcaagatTCGCCGCCATATTAAGTTCGACTAGCGTATCCACGCTGTTTATACTGACacctttcaatattttctgtgcCGTTAGACTGGTAAAATTGAAACTTAGATCACTCAAACTGGGAAATTGATGATTGCTGTTTTCCCTAGTTAAAGTTCTTTCTTTGATACAGATATTAGGTTCGGATCCGACGACGTTTTTGTCcaatatttttcctttatctAAACAATTGGATCCCACTTCGTTTTTCTGATATTTAATCGAAGAAAACATCGGGATTCCTTCGTAACTTTTCGTAGGACTAGGCGGAGTGCTGGTGAAGGAATTCTTAGAAAATTCTCTGAAAGAATTAGCTATCGGAGAATCCGGGTTGGAATTAACGATATTATGAGAGACGTTCTTTATAACGTTGTGGTAATTTAGTCCGTCTTTACTAGGGAGTTGTAGGGATAATTTACGGTTATTATTCATTCCTTCGAATTTGGTTTCGGTGTTATTGAAACCTTGTTGGTTCGTATTTTTCGTAGGTTTAGGTTCcttatcttctttttctttatttataatcacCACGTTAGGATTCTTCTCGACCTGTCCGTTTTCGAAAGTTATAACCGATCTGACCGGTGAATTCTGTACAAATATTTTAGTATTCGCCCCGGGGGTACCATTAAAAGAAGTACCGCTCGTTACTTGTAGAGTGAACGAGTTACTGTGAGGCATGGAAGATTTCTGGTGGTTCGTTTTTGGACTACTTTCTTTTTTATAGTTTCTAGCGTTTCTAGAAAGTGAATCTATTGAGCTTTTATTGATGACGGTTTTGTGGGATTCCAAACTGGATGGTCCGCTCGTTATTGAGCTACCGGTCTTGCTGCTCTTATGAGATTCTATACTGCTCGGTCCGCTGTTATCAATACTCGATAAATTTTTCACCGGGGAATCTGCGATTGAGCTAGAATTATCATCTAAGCTTAAATTCGCGGTGGAATCTAATGAAGGTGAACACAGTCTTTCATTAATAACGGTTTCGGTGAGTTcttgttgtttattttcttgGTTAGTTGACGGTTTATTTTTACTCGCTTTTCTCGAACTTTCCCGGCTTCTATAAGCGTGTTTTCTCGGTAAAGTACTACTAGAATAAGACGAATTTATGTATCGAGATACAGGGGAGTTTTCTCTCGATCCAGTTAAAGGAGTGGCGAATGTTAAATCAGTGGAAAGTTGTCTTCGGTGGTTTCGTGGTAAAGATGCCGATCTAGAAGAACTAATTTCGCATGTTTCTATATATGCCGCAATGTTAATACCattttcctaaaataaaaaaaaatatatctaatgtgaaatataacaattttagaCAATAATGTACCTTATCTGGTGTGGCTGTTTGGGTACCAACGTTATGTAAATGAACAGCTTTTGAATTGAACCATTCTGTTGGTGGAAATTGAGCTCCAAACGTTCCGATATGGCACTGAGAACGTTTCGATCTTCTAAACAGCCTTGATAGTAATGatactttttctaaaaatagaaataaatcaaaattagaCATTTATATGAAGTGTATTTATACAAAAGACAGTAGAGACATATGTATATTGATAGAAATAGGTTGATCAAATGaagataagaataataatagTAGGTACAGCATCAAATTCTTGCAGAGATCCATGAAAGACTAGAAGATGGAAtcagttttgagatatggcaacattgatgtgaatgtgtcaaatctgacgttgccataataaagtttgacatttatAATGGTAAACATACTTAGAACGAGTTGTCATACGActgttatttgagttgtttacagaaacTTTCTATGACTTTCGGCGTAAATTAAACCGACAGCAGTATGCCGATCAACTAGCTGGTGACCTAGTGGCGAGATCTGCATGGCGAAAGATCAGcaaatttgaagtaaaaaatgtGATATAGAATTTTTTCGTCACaccaatagtttttgagttattcgcaattgaaaagtacgatttttcgtcaaaaaaaccgcatttttctataattttttacgtataactctgtaatgatgcattttatcgaaaaagtgtgaagaacaaaaatgaaacttataaaaaaacaaagaaattaagctATTTTACAAGATCTTAATGTtctacctaaagcaagttatagatacttgaatagcttttgttttacgtaattgagtatttaacctcaaataacggaaaaaaggtacatttttcaacaaaaagtcatggaatactttttaaagagcttaaaaagacctttcaaatgattactgataaaagtcgtttcgactgaaatttcagtgagatatggtgtaaaatatttacaggtaaaaaaaattgcactaaaactaatgccatttcattgaaaatcaaaattaaacttattccgTATACCAAATAgtttatttggatgttattcGCGACATCTAAAAGTTTGGCTGATTAgaaatacataattttgaaaaaaattgacattaattaatactttttttttatttttccaaaaacttttttgctCATTTTCCCCCATAACCATAAGagataaagaaacaaataaacaatcaaatgaaagcattttttatgacgattattttgcttcttttatttttttttgtagcataaaaattgacgaagttataatcaaattaatccTATATACGAATCATCCATAATTCAAAACACCACAGGATATCTTTGTCTGCCAGTTCCTTCAGGAAGTTTCACAGCTTCAGcagactcaaatcttgttccttttaattcaaatttgatcaTTATATGTTATTACTTTTCCTAGTAAGTTAGAGTCTTTCTAAATCGGATATAAAGTATtaacacaaatatttttgcgaAGTTCTTTGTCAATTCCTGTAGGTTCAGCGATCCCCCAATACACAGTAAGACCGAACAAATTACCGTAATTTTACGAAATCAAAAAGCCCCTATACAAACGAAGTCAACGGCTATACTGCTTTGTCTAGAGACACGGTAGTtatcgcattcgaaagagtGAGCTTCAGGTTAAACGGCTGACAACtaatttggaatttctggaaccgttggcgatattcatactgattACAAccccactacaccaacactaacaatcacaCTAATTGACGCgggtttcgataaccaagttcagagactgaaggtaaacttggtaattgtgagtgttggtgtagtggtggtataaacaatgtgttcagtataaCCAGTTGACAGTCGTTAATCTTTGGCGCACATGTAGTTTTTCTCGCTAACTTACTTGGAGTGGGCGTAGATTCCCCACTATGGGGATACTCGGTACTACTGCTTGTATCCACATAATGTTTAGCGATTGTTCTAGTAGAAGCTGATCTTCGAAGTCTTCTATTGGAATTCCAAAGTCTGAACGATCCTCTTCTGTCTGGACTTCTGGGAGAAGGAAACGAAGAGGAACGTCGTTTGGTACGAGCGTACAGTATTTTATCGCTGGCATTACCTGTAATTTAAAAGAATTGGATGATTAAATtcgatgaaaattataattatcatacCTCCGCATATAACGTCGGCTAAATTGGTTTGTATACATTGATGTGTAACGTTGCCGTCTCTAATAGTAGCTATATCACCGTGAACCATAACCACTGCTTCTTCAGTCGACATGAGCATCGTTTTATTAGCTGAGGCATCGACACCAATATCATCTTTCTTTCTTCCTCTTGATTGGCTCCTCGAACGTCTTCGcctaaaaatttatacaatttaataaaatgaatgatgATAATACGAGATAAACTCACTCTGGTGTAACTATATAATAACCGCTCGATGTATTATAGAGTTTCTTTTCTTTCGTTAATTGTACCAAGGTGTCGTAAAGAGCTTGTTCACTTGGAGGTGATACATGTGGAAAAGCCATTATTAGAGATTCTCTTATTGTTTCGAGACCGGCCGGTCTTCCTTGACTCGATAACCTCAAAACAACCGAACAAACTGCTTCCGGAAGAGGTGTCCATTGGGTTTGTGGTACTGGAGTTATCGTTGATTCTTCTATGTCTTCTACATAAACAAAACAATCTTCAAATGTACAAATAATTGAACAAACAGTTGAACTGGATAGTTGAAAGTAGTGGACAACATGTTAAAAATGCTTGTGATCACATTAGAATGGATTGAACTGAATAAGTCATTAATAccataaaaatgaagatttggAATATTGTAAAATAACGAGAAAACAGTTAAAAACTAACCATGTTAGTTATTTATGATAGATTAGATAATACAattacaacttatcaaataaaggGTACGTAGACTACCAGTCAAAAGTTTTCGTCCATCCTGTAGTTTGCGATCTAGTCCCCTtctgcttttattatttccgtGCACAATTTTCATATTCTCTGTAACAATTCccgacaaataatcgtcgtctggAATGGTTAAGATCGTTGTTTTGCTGGAAGGTAAATTTTTTACCGATAAGGCGCTGACCAGAACGTACTATATTTTCCTTTGATATCTTTTTAATAGCGTTCTTTCTTCAAAAACCCTTCAATTCTTAACATATTTTCAGTCACCTTTCCTTCAAAACATCTTCAAACTATCACCGAGCTTCCACCGTGTTATACAGTGAGGATTTCGCATGGatccgttcttcctttgacctgcACACAAATCTTTTTCTCTTAGAACCCAAAACCTCAAACCATGTACTCAGTACTCCATGAAACATTCTCTTACtcttcatgcgtccaatttttatgtttttcagcCCACTGCATTCACTTTTACAGTCCAAATTCTCGCAATATTTTAATTGTAGAAGTACTTAAGGCAGATCCCCGGATTCATTGATGTCAGCTGCTATCTCTGAGCCTGTGAGATGTCGATGGatggtggatgcatatttttcaaCGTTGTAGTCCACGTTATTTTTAATTCGACGGCAATTGTATGGTTACTTTTGTCTAGACTTTGAAGACTTGCGATTAATGCACGAATTTCAATCAGTAGTTTCttggttttacccattttaaaacttacaagtctaAATTTACGAGAACGAAAATCGTAGACAAATTTCACAAAAGGAtatcttggtccaaaaagttCACGTATTAGCgtctaactgggactaaactacaatcataaacaccgaagaaaaaattctattattttccaCATGACATGATACAGATCCTTTCTAAAAAAGAGAAATCCTGTGGaattcttttaatttgttttgactCAAAGTATCTATTGGGTCTGTTCttaaatttacttgaaatttttttccaatctgTCGATTGATATGTATACTACATGTTAGTTTTTGACGTAatcttttcaatttcttcacaaGATCATTTTTTCTCAGACATAAACTTAAATGCTTTAGttcttttgagcttttgaaTCTTCAGTTGATTATCTAGGAGGTTACGAACTTTGAAGTCCTATTTCTGGAAACTCTtcaatgaaacttttttttaatttcaattgagaTCGATTTGGTATCGAGATCTCTATGTGATTTTCTTTAATATCGGGTTGAAACATTTCTAGTTaaagttgaaagatattttgctGTTTTGATTCGTTTTTCTCGTAGTGTATTCATAAAAAACTTACCTAAAGCTACTATTTGGTATCCTGGAGGTGGTTGGAGAACCCTTCTAGACCAAGCGTTTCTCAAAATTTCCAAGGCACAAGGTTCTGCTGCAACCAGCAGCGCACCAGGATTCACGTAACcattataaactaaatttttagtAGCTCCGTTTAGGCCGTTATTCCACCAACAGATTGAATTAGCAGAAAGCAATCCCtgcaaaaaatagaaaatagcaTTAGAAAGATAGTATctgaaattgtttttgtagAACTAATTAtctgtttttgaacattttccaTGGTATTTTATGTGATAAATcttgattattgaaaatactgattCTCAGTCTTTCAGCTTTCAAATTTTCTTGATACTACCTCTTATAAACAGTCTTTTATTAGTTGCACCTTTATGTTTGTGACTGACTTTAAAACGGCTACCGAGATATAACTATTAGTTTCAAAGCTAAAGAcaaataagatttaaaaaaagaagatgcTAGACGTCACTTGTCTCTTGTCAGTAGATGGAGAAAATGACCGCCGaggggtaaacaaatgcttttatCGTAAGCTTCTGCGTGCAGATTTATGTGCTTTTTAAAGTTTTTCGTTGGTTTTTAGAcctcattattttcagtttacTACGAAAGGCCTTATAAAAGAGTTACTACTctttaaaacatgtttttttcgTCTATGTAGTGTTGTGCTTAGTATACGAGTGTGGTCCAACAAAGGCCCAACAAGGAAACCacgaaaatatgtttattttcaacgtaatttttCAGCTCCATACacactttttccagcgatgtttCTGCTgacatcatctcttcattgctagaaaaaaaaatctttgaccactgaaccgttttttcaaatctaggaacagaaaataatccgaaaggACTAAATCTAGCGCATAGGCGGCCGgttttgattgatttcttcgctgtttttccttttttcattataaaaaaccgacgccatgaccttgcctgcagatggagccttctttggagccggttctcccttttcaatccaaAACTTTGATTgctcttttttttttggttgtgaagtgatggatctaCATTTCATCTATAGTTATGAAACGGCGAAAAAATCCCATTTTATTTCGgagaaacattgccaaacattcgatggaaacatcttcacgacgctgtttttgttgtAAGCAAACGCAGCACCCATCTTGTACACATCAAAAAGCGGTGAATAAAATCTGAAAAGCGAATTTCAACACACGATTTTGAGTTTTCTGGATGATCAGATTCAAAGAAACCGCAGCTGTTTTCGATTGTATCGAATACATGTGGTATAAAACACCTGTACCAGAACGTATATTTATCGGGAATcttttctttggagaagtgcaagcctgtgaaATCATCTACCAAATAACGGCTTTTCCCGAAtatacagaagttcaagatcaatttCCACAAG
Coding sequences:
- the LOC130899216 gene encoding uncharacterized protein LOC130899216, whose translation is MNTNRNGLDGDCNCRIKLKRVLAIVMRKEGCRGDPGDFWMYENGYLLFQGLLSANSICWWNNGLNGATKNLVYNGYVNPGALLVAAEPCALEILRNAWSRRVLQPPPGYQIVALEDIEESTITPVPQTQWTPLPEAVCSVVLRLSSQGRPAGLETIRESLIMAFPHVSPPSEQALYDTLVQLTKEKKLYNTSSGYYIVTPERRRSRSQSRGRKKDDIGVDASANKTMLMSTEEAVVMVHGDIATIRDGNVTHQCIQTNLADVICGGNASDKILYARTKRRSSSFPSPRSPDRRGSFRLWNSNRRLRRSASTRTIAKHYVDTSSSTEYPHSGESTPTPKKVSLLSRLFRRSKRSQCHIGTFGAQFPPTEWFNSKAVHLHNVGTQTATPDKENGINIAAYIETCEISSSRSASLPRNHRRQLSTDLTFATPLTGSRENSPVSRYINSSYSSSTLPRKHAYRSRESSRKASKNKPSTNQENKQQELTETVINERLCSPSLDSTANLSLDDNSSSIADSPVKNLSSIDNSGPSSIESHKSSKTGSSITSGPSSLESHKTVINKSSIDSLSRNARNYKKESSPKTNHQKSSMPHSNSFTLQVTSGTSFNGTPGANTKIFVQNSPVRSVITFENGQVEKNPNVVIINKEKEDKEPKPTKNTNQQGFNNTETKFEGMNNNRKLSLQLPSKDGLNYHNVIKNVSHNIVNSNPDSPIANSFREFSKNSFTSTPPSPTKSYEGIPMFSSIKYQKNEVGSNCLDKGKILDKNVVGSEPNICIKERTLTRENSNHQFPSLSDLSFNFTSLTAQKILKGVSINSVDTLVELNMAANLEKQNNCDVVHTDFGLV